One segment of Hippopotamus amphibius kiboko isolate mHipAmp2 chromosome 4, mHipAmp2.hap2, whole genome shotgun sequence DNA contains the following:
- the SFRP4 gene encoding secreted frizzled-related protein 4, translating into MLLSILTALCLWLRLALGVRGAPCEAVRIPMCRHMPWNITRMPNHLHHSTQENAILAIEQYEELVDANCSSVLRFFLCAMYAPICTLEFLHDPIKPCKSVCQRARDDCEPLMKMYNHSWPESLACGELPVYDRGVCISPEAIVTDLPEDVKWIDITPDMMVQERPLDIDCKRLSPDRCKCKKVKPTLATYLNKNYSYVIHAKIKAVQRSGCNEVTTVVDVKEIFKSSSPIPRTQVPLITNSSCQCPNILPHQDVLIMCYEWRSRMMLLENCLVEKWRDQLSKRSVQWEERLQEQQRTVPDKKQTAGRTSRSNPPKPKGKPPAPKQASPKKNIKARSAPKRTNPKRV; encoded by the exons ATGCTCCTCTCCATCCTGACCGCGCTGTGCCTGTGGCTGCGCCTGGCGCTGGGAGTGCGCGGCGCGCCCTGCGAGGCGGTGCGCATCCCCATGTGCAGGCACATGCCCTGGAACATCACGCGAATGCCCAACCACCTGCACCACAGCACGCAGGAGAACGCCATCCTGGCCATCGAGCAGTACGAGGAGCTAGTGGACGCGAACTGCAGCTCCGTGCTGCGCTTCTTCCTCTGCGCCATGTACGCGCCCATCTGCACCCTGGAGTTCCTGCACGACCCCATCAAGCCGTGCAAGTCGGTGTGCCAGCGCGCGCGTGACGACTGCGAGCCCCTCATGAAGATGTACAACCACAGCTGGCCCGAGAGCCTGGCCTGCGGCGAGCTGCCTGTCTACGACCGGGGCGTGTGCATCTCGCCCGAGGCCATTGTCACCGACCTCCCGGAGG ACGTTAAGTGGATAGACATCACTCCAGACATGATGGTACAGGAAAGGCCTCTTGACATTGACTGTAAACGTCTAAGCCCCG ACCGTTGCAAGTGCAAAAAGGTGAAGCCGACCCTGGCAACGTATCTGAACAAAAACTACAGTTACG TCATTCATGCCAAAATAAAAGCCGTGCAGAGGAGTGGCTGTAATGAAGTAACGACAGTGGTGGATGTGAAAGAGATCTTCAAGTCCTCATCGCCCATCCCTCGAACTCAAGTCCCACTCATTACGAATTCTTCCTGCCAGTGCCCTAACATCCTGCCCCATCAAGATGTTCTCATCATGTGTTACGAGTGGCGCTCACG GATGATGCTTCTTGAAAATTGTCTAGTTGAAAAATGGAGAGATCAACTTAGTAAAAGATCCGTA CAGTGGGAAGAGAGGCTGCAGGAACAGCAGAGGACAGTCCCGGACAAGAAGCAAACGGCGGGGCGCACCAGTCGCAGTAACCCCCCGAAACCCAAGGGGAAGCCGCCTGCTCCCAAACAAGCCAGCCCCAAGAAGAACATTAAAGCTAGGAGTGCTCCAAAGAGAACAAACCCGAAACGAGTGTGA